One window of Chryseobacterium sp. JJR-5R genomic DNA carries:
- a CDS encoding S46 family peptidase, which yields MTKKILLSVFLLPAVMTFAQQYGGMWIPTELNEKEMKELGMKISAKDIFNTQKPSIKDAVVQFNGGCTAEIISPKGLLLTNHHCGYGQIQNHSTVQNDLLTNGFWAKNMTGELPNPGVTVDFIVDIKEVTSQILDGTERLTEPDLSKKIASNMEVYKNSQKTEPYQSVSVRSMYYGNKFYAFTIETYKDVRLVGAPPQSIGKFGSDTDNWVWPRHTGDFSMFRIYADKNNKPAEYSTDNVPYVPKHYLPVSIKDKNENDFTFIFGFPGRTTEYLPAIAVDKIMKEIDPARIAVRDVALKTLDEKMRSDDATRIQYASKYASVANYWKKWIGEVEGLKKSNAVAKKMAYENTLGTKNTQVKITLDQLNKLYSDQAPYALNNAYYTEVLRNAETLTLANLYSNYITAVEAGKTDEKSTSSFKSRLTSFYKDYNPELDAKVTAKLLALYANRTAPQFLPAGFDQYKNEAQNLQKIEDLSKNSVISGRSEVNGAFLSKDIDKAFSNQDKLIKTLKKDPVYQLFMTMKETYTEKADPQFTALQTKIDALQKTYMAQQMVTDKDRKFFPDANSTLRVTYGKVKGSSPRDAVSYSYQTHLAGVIEKYVPGDYEFDVPKKLIDLYQKKDFGNYKDKTGDVPVGFTATNHTTGGNSGSPALDANGNLVGLNFDRQWEGTMSDINYDPRFSRNIMVDTKYILFIIDKFADSKWLIDEMKVVK from the coding sequence ATGACCAAAAAGATACTTCTATCTGTATTCCTTTTGCCGGCTGTAATGACCTTTGCCCAGCAATATGGCGGAATGTGGATCCCAACGGAGCTGAATGAAAAAGAAATGAAAGAGCTGGGCATGAAAATCTCTGCAAAAGATATCTTCAACACGCAGAAGCCCAGTATTAAAGATGCTGTGGTACAATTCAACGGCGGATGCACGGCTGAGATTATTTCCCCTAAAGGGCTGCTGCTTACCAACCACCATTGCGGATACGGACAGATCCAGAATCATTCAACGGTTCAGAATGATCTTCTGACCAATGGTTTCTGGGCTAAAAATATGACCGGCGAATTACCGAATCCGGGTGTAACCGTTGATTTCATTGTCGACATCAAAGAAGTTACTTCTCAGATCCTGGACGGAACGGAGCGCCTTACCGAGCCTGACCTTTCAAAAAAGATTGCTTCCAATATGGAAGTGTATAAAAACAGTCAGAAAACAGAACCCTATCAGTCGGTTTCAGTAAGATCAATGTATTACGGCAATAAGTTTTATGCGTTTACCATTGAAACCTATAAAGATGTCCGCCTTGTAGGGGCCCCGCCGCAAAGTATCGGGAAGTTCGGTTCTGATACGGACAACTGGGTATGGCCGAGACATACGGGAGATTTTTCCATGTTCCGTATTTATGCCGATAAAAACAACAAGCCGGCAGAATATTCCACAGACAATGTTCCGTACGTACCGAAACATTACCTTCCGGTTTCCATCAAGGATAAAAATGAAAATGATTTTACTTTCATTTTCGGGTTCCCGGGAAGAACTACGGAATACCTTCCTGCCATTGCGGTAGACAAGATCATGAAAGAGATCGACCCGGCCAGAATTGCCGTGCGGGACGTCGCCCTGAAAACCTTAGACGAAAAAATGCGTTCTGATGATGCCACCCGCATCCAGTATGCTTCCAAGTATGCTTCTGTAGCCAACTACTGGAAAAAATGGATCGGCGAAGTGGAAGGCCTGAAAAAATCCAATGCAGTTGCTAAGAAAATGGCTTATGAAAATACTTTAGGCACAAAAAATACCCAGGTTAAAATTACACTGGACCAGCTGAACAAGCTTTACAGTGACCAGGCACCTTATGCACTGAACAATGCTTATTATACGGAAGTACTCAGAAATGCGGAAACGCTTACCCTGGCTAACCTCTACTCCAATTACATCACGGCTGTAGAAGCAGGAAAGACAGATGAAAAAAGCACCAGTTCTTTTAAAAGCAGGCTGACTTCTTTCTATAAAGACTACAATCCGGAACTGGATGCCAAGGTAACAGCCAAGCTTTTGGCCTTGTACGCCAACAGAACAGCACCCCAGTTTTTACCGGCAGGCTTCGATCAGTATAAAAATGAAGCACAGAACCTTCAGAAGATTGAAGACCTTTCTAAGAACTCTGTGATATCCGGAAGATCTGAAGTCAACGGAGCATTTTTAAGCAAAGATATCGACAAAGCTTTTTCCAACCAGGACAAACTGATCAAAACCCTGAAAAAAGATCCTGTTTACCAGCTTTTCATGACGATGAAGGAAACCTATACGGAGAAAGCGGATCCTCAGTTCACGGCTTTGCAGACGAAAATAGATGCCCTGCAGAAAACCTATATGGCCCAGCAGATGGTTACGGATAAAGACCGCAAATTCTTCCCGGATGCCAATTCTACCCTGCGGGTAACATACGGAAAAGTGAAAGGTTCTTCACCGAGGGATGCCGTATCTTACAGCTACCAGACCCATCTGGCGGGCGTAATCGAAAAATATGTGCCGGGAGATTATGAGTTTGATGTTCCGAAAAAGCTGATTGACCTGTACCAGAAAAAAGATTTCGGAAACTATAAAGACAAAACCGGTGATGTTCCGGTAGGATTTACCGCCACCAACCATACAACCGGAGGAAACTCAGGAAGCCCTGCGTTGGACGCCAACGGGAACCTGGTAGGCTTAAATTTCGACAGACAGTGGGAAGGAACGATGAGCGACATCAATTATGACCCGCGCTTCAGCAGGAACATCATGGTGGACACAAAATACATCCTGTTCATTATTGATAAGTTTGCCGATTCCAAATGGCTGATCGATGAGATGAAAGTAGTAAAATAA
- a CDS encoding MgtC/SapB family protein has product MEFLHDNSIHNELLLIFISVILGVLIGAEREYRNKSAGLRTFILICFGTCLFTILSIKIGVDDPDRIAANIITGIGFLGAGVIFKGGNKIDGITTATTIWATASIGMAVGSGYVYLAVLGTLLVLLILSSLTSFERLIDKEHKIREYRITVADHHDMDYCKNLFERHHLKFTISRQQYSEGILTTSWMITGKSARHEALMRSLAEDEKIISYQF; this is encoded by the coding sequence ATGGAATTTTTACATGATAATTCTATTCATAACGAACTGCTGCTGATCTTTATTTCCGTCATCCTGGGAGTGCTGATCGGGGCAGAGCGGGAATACCGGAATAAATCGGCCGGTCTTCGGACCTTTATTTTAATTTGTTTCGGGACCTGCCTGTTTACCATCCTTTCCATTAAGATTGGCGTTGATGATCCGGACCGGATTGCGGCCAACATCATCACCGGAATCGGTTTCCTGGGAGCCGGCGTCATTTTCAAAGGAGGCAATAAAATCGACGGGATTACCACCGCAACCACCATCTGGGCAACTGCTTCCATCGGGATGGCCGTGGGTTCAGGTTATGTGTACCTGGCTGTTTTGGGGACGCTTCTGGTATTGTTGATTTTAAGTTCGCTTACCTCTTTTGAAAGGCTTATCGATAAAGAGCATAAGATCCGGGAATACAGGATAACGGTTGCCGACCATCATGATATGGATTACTGCAAAAATCTGTTTGAAAGGCATCATCTGAAATTTACCATTTCAAGACAGCAATATTCAGAAGGAATCTTGACCACTTCATGGATGATTACCGGCAAAAGTGCCCGCCATGAAGCACTGATGAGAAGCCTGGCGGAAGATGAAAAAATCATAAGCTATCAGTTTTAG
- a CDS encoding leucine-rich repeat domain-containing protein, whose protein sequence is MRKIYLIICMIMFAGFQAQIVNIPDPVFKAKLLLANATNGIATNGSNQNIVIDTNGDQEIQVSEALNVSKLFIPGQTGNMIADLTGINQFTNLTSLSAFNNALTSFQITGLSSLQVIHIANNNLTTLSIQNLSSLKNLSIANNQLTNFSLTNTPNLQTLSCSGNQLTSVDISNFPSLVTLECNNNLITTLILNNNNNLLNISATSNKLTAISLEEAPNLANLYINNNLFTTIDAGQLTELDNFNFSNNPNLVNFNIKNGKNNYAQSATPYFSNTPNLKFICVDDFELAMINALVVYSYNQPNVVLNSYCSFTPGGNFYTIQGNTKYDSNNNGCDISDPIKAFQKFSITNGFNSGNIIANASGNYSIPVQAGNHTITPVLENPTYFNISPASLNVNFPAQASPITQNFCFAANGTHNDLEIVILPINAARPGFEAKYKIFYYNKGTISQSGTLIFNYNDDLMNYLNSTLVPNLQSTGLLNWNFTNLAPFETREITISFTLNTPTQIPALNSGDILHYTAQINAGTDETPADNTLTLNQTVINSFDPNDKTCLEGTSIAQAKVGDYVHYLIRFENTGTANAQNIVVKDEIDTTKFDLSSLVAMNGSHNFVTRITNGNTVEFIFENIQLPFNNATNDGYVSFKIKTKSTLSLGDSFSNTAKIYFDYNAPIVTNTYTTNVQNVLATSETNKENKDITIYPNPVKDVLYIQSKTEIVKAEVYDAAGRIVTSVNVKGNSVNVSDLTRGSYIIRLSAKDKTVIQKFIKD, encoded by the coding sequence ATGAGAAAAATTTACTTAATCATTTGTATGATTATGTTTGCTGGGTTTCAAGCACAGATTGTGAATATTCCTGACCCTGTTTTCAAAGCCAAACTTCTATTGGCCAACGCAACAAACGGGATAGCAACCAACGGTAGCAACCAAAATATTGTAATTGATACAAATGGAGATCAAGAAATTCAGGTTTCAGAAGCATTGAATGTGTCCAAGCTATTTATTCCTGGTCAGACCGGTAATATGATTGCTGATCTTACAGGTATTAATCAGTTTACTAATCTTACATCTTTATCTGCATTTAATAATGCTTTGACAAGTTTTCAAATAACAGGATTATCCAGTCTTCAGGTTATACATATAGCCAATAATAATCTTACGACTCTTTCTATTCAGAATTTAAGCAGTCTGAAGAATTTAAGTATCGCTAATAATCAACTTACTAATTTCTCACTTACTAACACACCAAATCTGCAAACTCTCTCTTGTAGCGGTAATCAATTAACATCAGTGGATATTTCTAATTTTCCAAGTCTGGTCACCTTAGAATGTAATAATAATTTAATTACAACATTAATTTTAAATAACAATAATAATTTACTTAATATTTCTGCAACAAGTAATAAGCTTACAGCAATCTCTCTGGAGGAGGCTCCTAATCTGGCGAATCTATACATTAATAATAATCTATTTACTACAATTGATGCCGGACAACTCACAGAACTTGACAATTTTAATTTCTCTAATAATCCTAATCTTGTAAACTTTAATATTAAGAACGGAAAAAATAATTATGCTCAAAGTGCAACTCCATATTTTTCAAACACTCCAAACTTGAAATTTATATGTGTTGATGATTTTGAATTGGCAATGATAAATGCACTGGTAGTATATTCTTATAATCAGCCTAATGTTGTATTAAACTCATACTGTTCTTTCACTCCCGGAGGAAATTTTTATACAATACAAGGAAATACGAAATATGATTCTAATAACAATGGTTGCGACATCAGTGATCCTATAAAAGCATTTCAGAAATTCTCTATAACAAATGGCTTTAATTCCGGAAATATTATAGCAAACGCTTCAGGAAATTATTCAATTCCTGTTCAAGCCGGTAATCATACAATTACACCTGTATTAGAGAACCCGACTTATTTCAATATTTCACCGGCAAGTTTAAATGTAAATTTTCCAGCACAAGCAAGTCCGATAACTCAGAATTTCTGTTTCGCGGCAAACGGAACACATAATGATCTTGAAATAGTAATTCTTCCAATAAATGCAGCAAGACCTGGCTTTGAAGCTAAATATAAGATCTTTTACTACAATAAAGGAACAATATCTCAATCTGGAACTTTAATATTTAATTACAATGATGATTTGATGAACTATCTAAACTCAACGTTAGTTCCAAATTTACAATCAACAGGATTATTAAACTGGAATTTCACTAATCTTGCACCTTTTGAAACGAGGGAGATCACCATATCATTTACGTTAAATACTCCAACACAAATTCCTGCATTGAATAGTGGCGATATCCTTCATTATACAGCACAGATAAATGCAGGAACTGATGAAACACCCGCAGACAACACACTTACATTAAACCAAACGGTTATCAATTCTTTTGACCCAAATGATAAAACCTGTTTGGAAGGAACTTCAATTGCCCAGGCAAAAGTCGGAGATTACGTTCACTACCTGATCCGGTTTGAAAATACGGGAACTGCAAATGCACAGAATATTGTGGTAAAAGATGAAATTGATACTACAAAATTCGATTTGTCAAGTTTGGTGGCGATGAACGGAAGTCATAATTTTGTAACGAGAATTACAAATGGAAATACTGTAGAATTTATCTTTGAAAACATTCAGCTTCCTTTTAACAATGCGACCAATGACGGATATGTCTCGTTTAAAATAAAAACGAAATCTACTTTAAGCCTTGGAGACAGCTTCAGCAATACGGCAAAAATTTATTTTGACTATAATGCTCCCATTGTAACCAATACCTATACAACTAATGTCCAGAATGTATTGGCCACATCTGAAACCAATAAGGAAAATAAAGACATTACGATATACCCGAATCCCGTTAAAGATGTTCTGTATATTCAGTCTAAAACAGAAATTGTAAAAGCGGAAGTGTACGATGCCGCAGGACGAATCGTTACTTCAGTAAATGTCAAAGGAAACTCCGTCAATGTTTCTGATCTTACCAGAGGCAGCTATATCATCAGATTATCAGCAAAGGATAAAACGGTCATTCAGAAATTTATTAAGGATTAA
- the ligA gene encoding NAD-dependent DNA ligase LigA, whose protein sequence is MPENIQQKIEDLRKELHQHNESYYLMDAPSISDYDFDMLLEELRDLEAKHPEFYDENSPTVRVGGGITKVFPTIQHKFRMYSLDNSYDFNDLEDWEKRIIKTINDPVEFVAELKYDGASISIRYENGKLAQAVTRGDGFQGDEITGNVRTISDVPLKLKGDFPEHFFMRGEIYLTRKNFDKINKQREEDGLDPFMNPRNTASGSLKMQDSGEVRKRGLSSVLYQYISEEIPTETHWELLEKAKSWGFTTSRQARLCTTMNEVKEFISFWDLERHNLPFEIDGIVLKVNSLRQQRQLGYTAKSPRWAMAYKFKAEKVETELLSVSYQVGRTGAITPVANLKPVLLAGTIVKRASLHNEDIIKKLGLHEHDFVYVEKGGEIIPKIIAVNPEKRNPENKEIEYIKICPECGTELVKIEDQAIHFCPNELHCPPQVVGRMIHYVSRKALNIENLGSETIEQLYRERLIENPADFYVLTKEQILPLERMAEKSAQNIISGIEKSKEIPFEKVLYGIGIKHVGETVAKKLVKNFPTIDELINATAEELCQVEDIGTKIAVSIVDFFANSENILMIERLKSYGVKLEKGESTNEVLSNVLEGKTFLFTGKLSLFTREAAEDMVEKHGGKNISAVSKNLNYLVVGEKAGSKLKKAQSIGTIEVLDEQQFLDLIEEQ, encoded by the coding sequence ATGCCCGAAAATATTCAACAAAAAATAGAAGACCTGCGCAAAGAGCTTCATCAGCATAATGAAAGCTATTATCTTATGGATGCGCCTTCGATTTCAGATTATGATTTCGACATGCTGCTTGAAGAGCTGCGTGACCTGGAGGCAAAACATCCGGAGTTTTATGATGAGAACTCGCCTACCGTACGTGTAGGCGGCGGCATTACCAAAGTCTTCCCGACCATTCAGCATAAATTCAGGATGTATTCACTGGATAATTCTTATGATTTCAATGATCTTGAAGACTGGGAAAAAAGAATCATCAAAACCATCAACGATCCGGTAGAATTTGTAGCCGAGCTGAAATATGACGGTGCTTCTATTTCCATACGCTATGAAAACGGGAAGCTGGCACAGGCGGTTACACGCGGAGACGGTTTTCAGGGGGATGAAATTACAGGCAATGTCCGGACGATTTCGGATGTTCCTTTAAAACTGAAAGGGGATTTCCCGGAGCACTTTTTTATGCGGGGCGAAATTTACTTAACCCGGAAAAATTTCGACAAGATCAATAAACAGCGTGAAGAAGACGGCCTTGATCCTTTTATGAACCCGAGAAACACCGCCAGTGGGAGCTTAAAAATGCAGGACAGCGGTGAAGTCCGGAAACGGGGTCTTTCCTCAGTGCTCTACCAATATATTTCTGAAGAAATCCCGACAGAAACCCATTGGGAACTGCTGGAAAAAGCAAAATCCTGGGGCTTTACAACCTCCCGGCAGGCACGCCTCTGCACCACCATGAATGAAGTAAAGGAATTTATCAGCTTCTGGGATCTTGAACGCCATAATTTACCATTTGAAATAGACGGCATCGTTTTAAAAGTCAATTCCTTGAGACAGCAGCGCCAGCTAGGTTATACGGCAAAATCCCCGCGCTGGGCCATGGCCTATAAATTTAAGGCGGAAAAAGTGGAAACCGAGCTCCTGAGTGTTTCCTATCAGGTAGGAAGAACCGGAGCCATTACCCCTGTTGCCAACCTGAAACCTGTTTTACTGGCCGGGACCATCGTAAAAAGAGCATCGCTGCATAATGAAGACATCATTAAGAAGCTTGGGCTTCATGAGCATGATTTTGTCTACGTGGAAAAAGGCGGCGAGATCATCCCTAAAATTATTGCCGTAAACCCGGAAAAAAGAAATCCGGAAAATAAGGAAATCGAATACATCAAAATCTGCCCGGAATGCGGGACTGAACTGGTAAAAATAGAAGACCAAGCCATTCATTTCTGCCCGAATGAGCTTCACTGTCCGCCTCAGGTTGTGGGAAGGATGATCCATTACGTATCCCGCAAGGCCCTCAATATTGAAAACCTGGGAAGCGAAACCATTGAACAGCTGTACAGGGAACGGCTGATTGAAAACCCTGCCGATTTTTATGTCCTGACCAAAGAACAGATCCTCCCTCTGGAAAGGATGGCGGAAAAATCAGCACAGAATATTATTTCAGGGATTGAAAAATCAAAAGAAATCCCGTTCGAAAAAGTACTGTACGGAATCGGGATCAAACATGTGGGAGAAACGGTGGCTAAAAAGCTGGTAAAAAACTTCCCGACTATTGATGAACTGATTAATGCCACTGCAGAAGAACTGTGCCAGGTGGAAGACATCGGGACAAAAATCGCAGTGAGCATTGTCGATTTCTTTGCCAATTCCGAGAATATTCTAATGATCGAACGGCTGAAATCATACGGCGTAAAGCTGGAAAAAGGGGAAAGTACAAATGAAGTCCTGTCCAATGTTCTGGAAGGAAAAACATTTCTGTTTACAGGGAAATTATCATTATTTACCCGGGAAGCAGCCGAAGATATGGTGGAAAAACACGGCGGAAAAAACATTTCAGCGGTCTCCAAGAACCTGAATTACCTGGTAGTGGGTGAAAAAGCCGGCAGCAAGCTGAAGAAAGCGCAAAGCATCGGGACTATAGAAGTCCTGGACGAGCAGCAGTTTCTGGATCTGATTGAAGAACAATAA
- a CDS encoding glycerophosphodiester phosphodiesterase, with amino-acid sequence MKKVILGLAVLSTVIMKAQTRIIAHRGYWQTQPPTTENSLKSLENAQKLKIYGAEFDVRMTKDGVLVVNHDEHHAKMEISETDFKELRKVKLSNGEDFPTLKDYLKKGKKDGSLKLIVEIKPDKTKEKEDELTAKTVRMIKDMKLESQSEFISFSLNICKEIKKLEPAFKVQYLKGELSPQQVKNEGLDGIDYHYSIFQKNPDWIAEATALGLITNAWTVNDIAVYEELKKQKIGFVTTNIPDQLKDK; translated from the coding sequence ATGAAAAAAGTTATCTTAGGGTTAGCAGTTTTAAGCACCGTAATCATGAAGGCACAAACCCGGATTATTGCCCACCGAGGCTATTGGCAGACCCAGCCGCCGACTACCGAAAATTCTCTGAAATCACTGGAGAATGCGCAGAAATTGAAGATTTACGGTGCTGAATTCGATGTCAGAATGACGAAAGACGGCGTTTTGGTGGTAAACCATGACGAGCACCATGCGAAAATGGAAATTTCAGAGACTGATTTTAAAGAGCTCAGAAAAGTAAAATTATCAAACGGCGAAGACTTTCCTACACTTAAGGATTATTTAAAAAAGGGGAAAAAGGACGGTTCACTAAAACTTATTGTAGAAATCAAGCCTGATAAAACGAAAGAGAAAGAAGATGAACTGACGGCAAAAACGGTCAGGATGATCAAAGACATGAAGCTGGAATCCCAGAGTGAATTCATTTCTTTCAGCTTAAACATCTGTAAGGAAATCAAAAAGCTGGAGCCTGCTTTCAAAGTACAGTACCTGAAGGGCGAACTTTCTCCACAGCAGGTTAAAAACGAAGGACTGGACGGGATTGATTACCATTACAGTATCTTCCAGAAAAACCCAGACTGGATTGCCGAAGCAACGGCACTGGGATTAATTACCAATGCATGGACGGTAAATGACATCGCCGTATATGAAGAGCTGAAAAAGCAGAAAATAGGGTTTGTAACCACCAATATCCCTGATCAGCTAAAAGACAAATAA
- a CDS encoding SusC/RagA family TonB-linked outer membrane protein, whose product MRKETQKLLILSLLGLVSVNLAAQEKAKRDTIKNIDEVVVTALGIKRQDRSLGYVAETIKSEELLRTQNNNWSQALEGKVAGLKIQTAGAGPLGSSLIKLRGDISMNPNENNALIVVDGVPLNNNITGTGFSAYGAGSKADLPIDYGNGINTINPDDIESITVLKGATASALYGSRGAGGAIMITTKSGKSRKGKVQVSLNSYSSYDSVLKWPDYQYEYGQGTMQKDTKGNYFYSYQASADGVNTGSTSSAFGPKFAGQYYFQYDPATQGQSATRQLWQPYRDNIKGFWETGTTFSNNIAVEASNENTSFRSSLTYLMNEWMMPNTGFDRFTAAFSVDHKLSEKLKIGIKLNYSKTKSDNLPATGYSNQSISYFMIFQNPNVDLSWYRPIWKAGQEQVDQIHPFSSFIDNPYLIAYEMLNGVDKNFITGNVNLNYKITKDLDVMVRSGMELNNELRTQKRPWSSANYLQGMYREQHIRLMDLNNDVLFTYKNQFNDFDFSVSAGGNIRYTEYVMNDYLAEGLLKPGVYTMPNGIANISKFARPNDKQVNSAYGLATLSYKNKIFLDLTARNDWSSTLPKENRSYFYPSASTSFILSDIFKLTSDRFNYWKLRASWSRVGNDTDPYQLIKYYNNSDFNGSVESPSLYPNPNLRPNMITSKEAGMEFSILKNRISYTVTAYQNNSKDQIVRVPVLWETGYSTRVINTGEVRNRGLEMTLNTYPVKNKNFSWSVNANWSLNRNKILSLPAEFNGEPYTMGSVGGVVYFNAFVGGSLGDMYGYGLMYSPDGQVIFNANDGLTAKPTQMKKIGNAYPEWRAGIQNEFRYKGITVSFSFDGQYKGMAYSQSHHKMSEQGKLGHTLYGRENPGGLIVGNGVVQNPDGSFSPNTKGILVSAYYADYYRRANVETNTFDTSFIKLRDARISYTFPKSITEQLKITDLTLALFGRNLWMWTKFPLFDPEAATLNDSQITPGVEVGQLPTARTVGIQLNVKF is encoded by the coding sequence ATGCGTAAAGAGACACAAAAGCTGTTGATTCTTTCACTGTTAGGATTGGTAAGCGTCAATCTGGCAGCCCAGGAAAAAGCGAAGCGGGATACGATTAAGAATATTGACGAAGTGGTGGTAACAGCTTTGGGGATTAAAAGGCAGGACCGGTCTTTAGGATATGTGGCCGAAACCATTAAATCTGAAGAGTTATTAAGAACGCAGAACAACAACTGGTCCCAGGCGCTGGAAGGAAAAGTGGCCGGACTGAAAATTCAGACTGCCGGAGCAGGCCCGCTCGGAAGTTCCCTTATCAAACTGAGAGGTGACATCTCGATGAACCCGAACGAAAACAATGCCCTTATCGTAGTAGACGGCGTTCCGCTGAACAACAATATCACGGGAACAGGGTTTTCAGCATACGGAGCCGGATCCAAGGCAGACCTGCCTATTGACTACGGAAACGGGATCAACACCATTAATCCTGATGACATTGAATCCATTACCGTTCTTAAAGGTGCTACCGCATCTGCTCTTTACGGTTCCAGAGGGGCAGGGGGAGCCATCATGATCACGACAAAATCCGGAAAAAGCAGAAAAGGTAAAGTACAGGTAAGCTTGAATTCCTATTCAAGCTATGATTCTGTACTGAAATGGCCGGATTACCAGTATGAATACGGACAGGGAACCATGCAGAAAGATACGAAGGGGAATTATTTCTATTCTTACCAGGCTTCAGCAGACGGCGTGAATACAGGTTCTACCAGCAGCGCATTCGGGCCTAAGTTCGCCGGACAGTATTATTTCCAGTATGATCCCGCCACCCAGGGACAAAGTGCAACAAGGCAGCTGTGGCAGCCTTACCGGGATAACATCAAAGGGTTTTGGGAAACCGGAACTACTTTTTCCAATAACATCGCCGTAGAAGCGTCTAACGAAAATACATCATTCAGGTCATCTTTAACCTATTTAATGAACGAATGGATGATGCCCAATACAGGTTTCGACAGGTTTACCGCTGCTTTTTCAGTAGACCATAAACTAAGCGAGAAACTGAAGATCGGGATTAAATTAAATTACAGCAAAACAAAGAGTGACAACCTGCCGGCGACGGGATACAGCAACCAGTCTATTTCCTATTTCATGATTTTCCAGAATCCGAATGTGGATCTGTCATGGTACAGGCCGATCTGGAAAGCCGGACAGGAACAGGTAGACCAGATCCATCCCTTCAGTTCATTTATCGATAATCCTTACCTCATCGCTTACGAAATGCTGAATGGGGTCGATAAAAATTTCATCACCGGAAATGTAAACCTCAATTATAAAATTACAAAGGACCTTGACGTAATGGTGAGGTCAGGAATGGAGCTTAACAACGAACTGCGTACCCAGAAAAGGCCGTGGAGCTCTGCCAATTATCTTCAGGGGATGTACAGGGAGCAGCATATCAGGTTAATGGATCTGAATAATGATGTCCTGTTCACCTATAAAAACCAGTTCAATGATTTTGATTTCAGTGTTTCAGCCGGAGGGAATATCCGCTATACTGAATATGTGATGAATGATTATCTGGCAGAAGGATTACTGAAGCCGGGCGTATACACCATGCCCAACGGAATTGCAAATATTTCAAAATTTGCAAGGCCTAATGATAAGCAGGTAAACAGTGCCTATGGCCTGGCTACTTTAAGCTATAAAAACAAAATATTCCTTGACCTTACGGCAAGAAACGACTGGAGCAGCACGCTCCCGAAAGAAAACCGTTCCTATTTCTACCCTTCAGCATCAACGTCATTCATTCTCTCAGATATTTTCAAACTGACCTCGGACCGGTTTAATTACTGGAAACTCAGGGCTTCATGGTCCAGGGTAGGCAATGATACGGATCCGTACCAGCTGATCAAATATTATAACAACAGTGATTTCAACGGATCGGTAGAATCCCCCTCATTATATCCGAATCCAAACCTGAGGCCTAATATGATTACCAGTAAAGAGGCAGGGATGGAGTTCAGTATTCTTAAAAACAGGATCAGTTATACCGTCACGGCTTATCAGAACAACTCCAAAGATCAGATCGTAAGGGTACCTGTACTTTGGGAAACAGGTTACAGTACCCGTGTGATCAACACCGGAGAAGTAAGGAACAGAGGGCTTGAAATGACGTTGAACACCTATCCTGTTAAGAACAAGAATTTTTCATGGAGCGTTAATGCCAACTGGTCCCTGAACCGGAATAAGATACTTTCCCTTCCTGCGGAATTCAACGGCGAGCCTTATACGATGGGAAGTGTAGGCGGAGTGGTATACTTCAATGCATTTGTAGGAGGCTCATTGGGAGATATGTACGGATACGGGCTGATGTATTCACCTGACGGACAGGTAATCTTCAATGCCAATGACGGGTTGACGGCAAAGCCGACACAGATGAAGAAAATAGGGAACGCCTACCCGGAATGGAGGGCAGGGATCCAGAACGAATTCAGATACAAAGGCATTACGGTAAGCTTCTCTTTTGACGGGCAGTACAAAGGGATGGCCTACTCACAGTCGCACCACAAAATGTCGGAGCAGGGAAAACTGGGGCATACCTTATACGGAAGGGAAAATCCCGGAGGCTTAATTGTCGGAAATGGGGTAGTGCAGAATCCAGACGGCTCATTCTCTCCCAATACCAAAGGAATCCTGGTATCGGCTTACTATGCAGATTATTACAGGAGGGCAAATGTAGAAACCAATACATTTGATACTTCTTTCATCAAACTGAGGGATGCAAGGATTTCCTACACTTTCCCGAAAAGCATAACCGAACAGCTTAAAATAACAGATCTTACACTGGCCTTGTTCGGGAGGAACCTCTGGATGTGGACCAAATTCCCGCTCTTTGATCCGGAAGCAGCCACATTGAATGACAGCCAGATCACTCCGGGAGTGGAAGTAGGGCAGCTACCGACGGCAAGAACGGTAGGTATTCAGCTTAATGTTAAATTCTAA